One genomic segment of Kocuria rhizophila DC2201 includes these proteins:
- a CDS encoding carbohydrate ABC transporter permease, translating into MSTTVDSRARDAAPGKPRKKAQLSDRARSERKLGWLLAGPAFVIMLLVTLYPIVQALWDSLFSFRLTAPGDKEFVFLGNYATVLSDSLFWRDLGVTLLITVVTVLVELVLGLALALVMHSAVKATRGLLRTAILVPYGIITVVSAFAWFYAFDITTGYVNNWLSWLPVIGPDFNWFASAGPSLTVIMASEIWKTTPFISLLLLSGLAQVPGELSEAARVDGASSWQRLVRVVLPNMKAAIMVAVVFRALDAFRIFDNVFIMTQGQYGTETLSLLAYRTSIGRLEIGLGSAISVILFICVMLIALVAIKIFKVDLTGGSGKGK; encoded by the coding sequence GTGAGCACAACCGTCGACTCTCGCGCTCGCGACGCCGCGCCCGGGAAGCCCCGCAAGAAGGCGCAGCTCTCGGACCGTGCCCGCTCCGAGCGGAAGCTGGGGTGGCTGCTCGCCGGCCCGGCCTTCGTGATCATGCTCCTGGTGACCCTGTACCCCATCGTGCAGGCCCTCTGGGACTCGCTGTTCTCGTTCCGCCTGACCGCCCCCGGGGACAAGGAGTTCGTGTTCCTGGGCAACTACGCCACGGTCCTCTCGGACAGCCTCTTCTGGCGGGACCTCGGCGTGACCCTGCTGATCACGGTGGTCACCGTGCTCGTGGAGCTCGTGCTGGGCCTCGCGCTCGCCCTGGTGATGCACAGCGCCGTCAAGGCCACCCGCGGGCTGCTGCGCACCGCCATCCTGGTCCCCTACGGCATCATCACCGTGGTCTCGGCGTTCGCGTGGTTCTACGCGTTCGACATCACCACGGGCTACGTGAACAACTGGCTCTCGTGGCTGCCCGTGATCGGCCCGGACTTCAACTGGTTCGCCTCCGCGGGCCCGTCCCTGACCGTGATCATGGCGTCCGAGATCTGGAAGACCACGCCGTTCATCTCGCTGCTGCTGCTCTCCGGCCTGGCCCAGGTTCCCGGTGAGCTCTCCGAGGCGGCCCGCGTGGACGGCGCGTCCTCGTGGCAGCGCCTCGTGCGGGTGGTCCTGCCGAACATGAAGGCCGCCATCATGGTGGCCGTGGTGTTCCGCGCGCTGGACGCCTTCCGCATCTTCGACAACGTCTTCATCATGACCCAGGGACAGTACGGCACCGAGACGCTCTCGCTGCTCGCGTACCGCACGTCCATCGGTCGTCTGGAAATCGGCCTGGGTTCGGCCATCTCGGTGATCCTTTTCATCTGCGTGATGCTCATCGCGCTCGTGGCGATCAAGATCTTCAAGGTGGACCTCACCGGTGGCTCTGGGAAGGGGAAGTGA
- a CDS encoding extracellular solute-binding protein: MKPTHHSRRAGTPRAVRSAAAAAAASVMLLTGCSGGESGPPTLTWYINPDDGGQAVIAQDCSEASGGKYTIQTSLLPRDASSQREQLARRLAAGDSSMDIMSLDPPFVAELAEPGFLAKPPQDVAKATTQDTLEGPLKGATWNGELVAVPFWANTQLLWYRESVAKAAGLDMSKPVTWDQIIGAARSQDKYLGVQGIRGESMSVWVNGLVESNGGHIVTDGQEGQDARVRLDSEAGKKAADIIGTIGREGLGGPGLATQDENASMIQFQGDKGSFMVNYPFIYSASKGAVEEGSLDQSVVDDIKWTTWPRVNADTTAAAPLGGINLGVGANSQHQDLAWQAVQCIVSTEHQAQYFATNGNPPSSAKAFDDPAARKAFPMADTIRKSLDDAKPRAQTPYYNEISTAIQQHWTPPSEVTEDTPRETTEFIQEVLKGDALL; encoded by the coding sequence GTGAAGCCCACCCACCACTCACGCAGGGCCGGGACACCGCGTGCCGTCCGCAGCGCCGCGGCCGCCGCAGCCGCGTCCGTCATGCTGCTCACGGGGTGCAGCGGCGGGGAATCCGGACCGCCCACGCTCACCTGGTACATCAACCCCGACGACGGCGGCCAGGCCGTCATCGCGCAGGACTGCTCCGAGGCCTCGGGCGGCAAGTACACCATCCAGACCTCCCTGCTGCCGCGCGACGCCTCCTCGCAGCGTGAACAGCTCGCGCGCCGTCTCGCCGCCGGGGACTCCTCGATGGACATCATGAGCCTGGACCCGCCCTTCGTGGCCGAGCTCGCCGAGCCGGGGTTCCTGGCCAAGCCGCCGCAGGACGTTGCCAAGGCCACCACCCAGGACACCCTGGAGGGTCCGCTCAAGGGCGCCACATGGAACGGCGAGCTCGTGGCCGTCCCTTTCTGGGCCAACACCCAGCTGCTGTGGTACCGCGAGTCCGTGGCCAAGGCCGCGGGGCTGGACATGTCCAAGCCCGTCACGTGGGACCAGATCATCGGGGCCGCCCGTTCCCAGGACAAGTACCTGGGCGTGCAGGGCATCCGCGGTGAGTCCATGTCCGTGTGGGTCAACGGTCTCGTGGAGTCCAACGGCGGGCACATCGTGACCGACGGCCAGGAGGGTCAGGACGCCCGCGTGAGGCTGGACTCCGAGGCCGGGAAGAAGGCCGCGGACATCATCGGGACCATCGGCCGTGAGGGCCTGGGCGGGCCGGGCCTGGCCACCCAGGACGAGAACGCCTCCATGATCCAGTTCCAGGGAGACAAGGGCTCCTTCATGGTCAACTACCCCTTCATCTACTCCGCCTCCAAGGGCGCGGTGGAGGAGGGCTCCCTGGACCAGTCCGTGGTGGACGACATCAAGTGGACCACGTGGCCGCGCGTCAACGCGGACACCACCGCCGCCGCCCCGCTGGGCGGAATCAACCTGGGCGTGGGTGCCAACTCGCAGCACCAGGACCTCGCGTGGCAGGCCGTGCAGTGCATCGTCTCCACCGAGCACCAGGCGCAGTACTTCGCCACCAACGGCAACCCGCCCTCGTCCGCCAAGGCGTTCGACGACCCCGCCGCTCGGAAGGCGTTCCCCATGGCGGACACCATCCGCAAGTCCCTGGACGACGCCAAGCCGCGCGCCCAGACCCCGTACTACAACGAGATCTCCACGGCCATCCAGCAGCACTGGACCCCGCCGAGCGAGGTCACCGAGGACACCCCTCGTGAGACCACCGAGTTCATCCAGGAAGTCCTGAAGGGAGATGCGCTGCTGTGA
- a CDS encoding ABC transporter ATP-binding protein, with protein MAAITMEHLVKKYDDGFPAVNDISIDIADGEFLILVGPSGCGKSTLLRMVVGLEDITSGDLLIDGERVNDRQPRDRNLSMVFQNYALYPHLSVYENIAFPLRLAKGQFSDDEIDRKVREAAETLDLNEHLERKPANLSGGQRQRVAMGRAIVRDADAFLFDEPLSNLDAKLRGQMRTEIAQLQRRMGITSIYVTHDQTEAMTLGDRVAVLKRGQLQQIASPRELYEQPVNLFVAGFIGAPSMNFIPARIEGGVFQTPIGEIEIPQRVRASLSGAPEIVLLGLRPEHFEDAKFVDEAKAGHGTTFDAEFTHTEWLGNQQYGYIRYQQDETVQHKLNELAQELDADEMPAQVIVSLDASSRIRGGSTSKIWLDSRRMHVFNPETGENLTRDAEAGAELTREANEERKAEIDRARQHEGTDRTGGPTAPGHDDARAADAPAHGGHAGPGDGGSSAAR; from the coding sequence ATGGCAGCTATCACCATGGAGCACCTCGTCAAGAAGTACGACGACGGCTTTCCGGCGGTCAACGACATCTCCATCGACATCGCCGACGGCGAGTTCCTGATCCTCGTGGGCCCCTCGGGCTGCGGCAAGTCCACCCTGCTGCGCATGGTCGTGGGGCTCGAGGACATCACCAGCGGCGATCTGCTGATCGACGGCGAGCGGGTCAACGACCGCCAGCCGCGCGACCGCAACCTGTCCATGGTGTTCCAGAACTACGCCCTGTACCCGCACCTGTCGGTGTACGAGAACATCGCGTTCCCGCTGCGCCTGGCCAAGGGCCAGTTCAGCGACGACGAGATCGACCGCAAGGTGCGCGAGGCCGCGGAGACCCTGGACCTCAACGAGCACCTCGAGCGCAAGCCCGCGAACCTCTCGGGCGGTCAGCGCCAGCGTGTGGCCATGGGCCGCGCGATCGTGCGCGACGCGGACGCGTTCCTGTTCGACGAGCCGCTGTCCAACCTGGACGCCAAGCTGCGCGGCCAGATGCGCACCGAGATCGCGCAGCTGCAGCGCCGCATGGGCATCACCTCCATCTACGTGACCCACGACCAGACCGAGGCCATGACCCTCGGGGACCGCGTGGCCGTGCTCAAGCGCGGTCAGCTGCAGCAGATCGCGTCCCCGCGGGAGCTCTACGAACAGCCCGTCAACCTGTTCGTCGCCGGGTTCATCGGAGCCCCGTCCATGAACTTCATCCCCGCGCGGATCGAGGGCGGTGTGTTCCAGACGCCCATCGGCGAGATCGAGATCCCGCAGCGCGTGCGCGCCTCGCTCTCGGGTGCTCCCGAGATCGTGCTGCTGGGGCTGCGCCCGGAGCACTTCGAGGACGCCAAGTTCGTGGACGAGGCCAAGGCTGGGCACGGCACCACGTTCGACGCCGAGTTCACCCACACGGAGTGGCTGGGCAACCAGCAGTACGGCTACATCCGCTACCAGCAGGACGAGACGGTCCAGCACAAGCTCAACGAGCTGGCCCAGGAGCTGGACGCGGACGAGATGCCGGCGCAGGTGATCGTCTCCCTGGACGCGTCCTCGCGCATCCGCGGCGGGTCCACGTCCAAGATCTGGCTGGACAGCCGCCGGATGCACGTGTTCAACCCCGAGACGGGTGAGAACCTCACGCGCGACGCCGAGGCCGGCGCCGAGCTGACCCGGGAGGCCAACGAGGAGCGCAAGGCCGAGATCGACCGCGCCCGCCAGCACGAGGGCACGGACCGCACGGGCGGCCCCACCGCGCCGGGGCACGACGACGCGCGCGCGGCGGATGCCCCGGCCCACGGCGGCCACGCCGGACCGGGCGACGGCGGCAGCAGCGCCGCCCGCTGA
- a CDS encoding carbohydrate ABC transporter permease produces MLSTKQKIGWTVVSVLVLVYALFPVLSILMTSFKSPSDLNSGKFLPTTFVSENYQQIFVGDAKDLFLPALRNSIGISLIATLIAVVLATLCAYAIARLDFPGKKLVLTTALMVSMFPVISIVTPLFNLWRQVGLYDTWLGLIIPYLSLTLPISIWTLAAFFQQIPWDLERAAQVDGATTWQAFRKVIVPLTLPGVFTTAIIAFFIAWNDFVYGIGLTSTSAARPVPAALAFFTGASQFEDPAGAISAAAIIVTIPVVLLVLAFQRQIVSGLTQGAVKG; encoded by the coding sequence ATGTTGAGCACTAAGCAGAAAATCGGGTGGACCGTGGTCTCGGTCCTGGTGCTGGTCTACGCACTGTTCCCGGTGCTGTCCATCCTGATGACCTCCTTCAAGTCCCCCTCGGACCTGAACTCGGGGAAGTTCCTCCCCACCACGTTCGTGTCCGAGAACTACCAGCAGATCTTCGTGGGCGACGCCAAAGACCTGTTCCTGCCGGCCCTGCGCAACTCGATCGGGATCTCCCTGATCGCCACGCTGATCGCCGTGGTGCTGGCCACGCTGTGCGCGTACGCGATCGCCCGCCTGGACTTCCCGGGCAAGAAGCTCGTGCTGACCACGGCGCTGATGGTCTCGATGTTCCCGGTGATCTCGATCGTCACGCCGCTGTTCAACCTGTGGCGCCAGGTGGGCCTGTACGACACCTGGCTCGGCCTGATCATCCCCTACCTCTCCCTGACGCTGCCGATCTCCATCTGGACGCTGGCCGCCTTCTTCCAGCAGATCCCGTGGGACCTGGAGCGCGCGGCCCAAGTGGACGGCGCCACCACCTGGCAGGCGTTCCGCAAGGTGATCGTGCCGCTGACCCTGCCGGGTGTGTTCACCACGGCGATCATCGCGTTCTTCATCGCGTGGAACGACTTCGTGTACGGGATCGGCCTGACCTCCACCTCGGCGGCCCGCCCGGTGCCCGCGGCCCTCGCGTTCTTCACGGGCGCCTCGCAGTTCGAGGACCCCGCGGGCGCGATCTCCGCGGCCGCCATCATCGTGACGATCCCCGTGGTGCTCCTCGTGCTGGCCTTCCAGCGCCAGATCGTCTCCGGTCTGACCCAGGGCGCCGTCAAGGGCTGA